A segment of the Populus nigra chromosome 12, ddPopNigr1.1, whole genome shotgun sequence genome:
GCAGAAAGAGAATTTCAAAGCTGAATTTTCTAAATGTAAAATGACCATTGTTCTTGATGGATAGATGGTTATGCTGATGTACTGCAATTTTATGAAGGATTATTATATCTTCTGTCTTGTAATTCTACCTTCATCTTACATAATATGATTAGCTCTCAGTTGTCTTCCTTTATCTCTCTCTATTTGCTCACTTAAGAATTCAAATATCTGAAATAAGCCGTTGaaactatgataaaaaaaaaaaatggttgatttCACCAAGTGTATTCAAACAGTAATCAGTTGCAGAAGTTACAAAGTTTTCTATTGAAAGGCTTCTTACGTACAAGTATATGTCAAATGGAAACCTCTGCCTTCTCTTGTCCAACTGGTATCAAGGACCCAAACGAGACAGAGGTTTTGTAATCAGGAAAGCTTTGGTAATAGTTGCATCTTGTTTCTTACCTCTGCCTGTCCATTGGAATATTGAATCAGACTAAACAAATGATGTTGCATGGCTTGAGAAGAACAGGGAAAGCAGGGCGTGGAGTATGCAGAACGTCTTCAAATCCATCAGCAAGTTGTCGAAGGAAGTTGAAAAGGGTAACTTATGGTCATGTGCCAAGCGATGGGAATGTCACTGCCGATAACCTAGCAAAACAAAAGCATTGATAGGACTATTAGATTGGTAGCTTGGCTTTAATTTTTCCCATGAAGGTTGTTTAATTCTTATGCCAGTAACTTGTTGGTTGTCATGAAATGTGAATCGTAATTGATGAGGCTTGCTGAGTTTGGCATAAAAACACCTTGAGTTCTACGTAGGCTggaaggtttttctttttttttcttgacaacGCAAATTCTTGTTGTATAATTGCCAGAGTGCTTAATCATTTATACCCAAAGATACGCGATTACATGTATTGGTATATTTTAGATTGCTCACAACGATCACAACTTGCTGAAAATTGGTCATCATATCAACAGCAGCTGCATTTTGGCTGCAGGTACAGTACTTAAATATAGAGCCAGGTAGAGGTTAGGCCCTGGAAGGCAAAACAAGGCTAGACAAAAATTGTAGGCTGTTTCCAAGCGCGCCATGCTCATTCTACCACAATCATCGCAACCTAGCAAGTAGCAatttcattcatattttctaTTCAGAACTACCAAAattattcatcaattttaaaaagataataattttatgcTTCCTAGCTAGTTATTGTCTGCAAAGCAGAACACAACACATTCTGCTCACACTAAGCTGCAGAGCAAATCAAATAATAGcattttaaaatgtataaatCGAATAGCTAAACTATGAatgttttaaatgatattattattgcCAGAGACGTTATAAGAGCTGTTGTTCGTATCAAACATGTACAAAAAGTTATCATTTACACTTTGATAGCATTTTATGGCTTTTGCTTTTCCTTATCTTCCACTGTAAACTCCTTTTCTGATGCTTCAGGGAGCAATTGCTTCAACTCTTTTATTTGTTCGACAGCGGCAGCTTCATTAATCCTAAGATTTCTTTCACGGGTAATGAAAACCAAAGCATTGTCTTTTTCAGCTAAGATATCTTTAAGTTGGGAATTTTCAGCCCGGCAATTCCTGCAGCTTTCTTTGCAACATTGGCTTTATTCAGGTCCTGTTGAAGTATATCACGCACCTTCTGAGTCTCTTGCTTAGAAATTGTGGTCGTGCTTTCAGCTGTTTAAAGCAATTCAACAAGTTTACTGTTCTGTTCCCATGCACAGGACTTTTCATCTTCAGCTCTTCTGATACAATCCACCAAGCCAGTCTCTTTCGCATTCTATGCCGGAAGCGATTCTTCAGCCTCTACCCCCAACCTCTCAGCTGTTTTTCTATATCAATCAGGTTGTTTCCTTGCTCCATTCAAAAGAGTCCTATACTTGTCCTCAATGCTATTTAAATTCTCTTGCAAATTTGCTACCTCCGCTTTGAAGCGCTCCAGCTCTTTCTAGGTTCTGTCTTGTCAACTGAAGTTCAGGCTTGAGACTCTCTAATTCTTTTTGCAATGAAATTTTATCCCCAGTCTAAAAGTTTTCACCTTAGTTTGTGATTTAGACTATCAAATTATTGTTCAGCTGTTGTAATTATCATGAATTCTTTCAAACAAAATTAACCCCAGTTCATCTAATTGTGTTTATCCTTCTCAATGATTATTACAAGACACGTGCATTATGATCATTTTTGTCATGAATTTTGCAAATTCATTTCGTtgagaaaattttataaaaatctttcaagaagttatttttcatgtattagGATCcagttattttttatccaaagtattgaaattagatttttttaatttggagaGTTCTGGTTTTTAATAAGAGGAGTGTCTTTCTTCAAGTTATATTGCATTTAATGATGAAATCTCATGATTTAATATGATAAAGAATGAAATGTAACGTGCATATGAgtcatgatttaatttgaaaatatataatttttttaaaagctaaaactTATTAATATAGACAAATTATTTCTAATCAAATAAGGCTTTTAGAATTACGTAATATTAGTTGAGATtcatatcaagaaaaaataagatatataaAGTTTAAATAGTGTTTAAGagtttaaagatattttaatctctttaattatttatcagtgaaattttttaaatttgacactttaattttaatatttcagtaATTAATCTCGTTACAACCATCGTTCTTCAAATTACACTTTGTGCTttagttgttgatttttttatctttgtttgtaAGCTTTCCACCATCATTATGACATTTtaaagaccttttttttttcttttttattcggAGAATCTCATTGATTGTTTAAAGAACTTTCAAAACATGTTCTCGGTGTAATGATGATGTTAGTCTCagttattattcaaaataaatattttaggttCAAAGTGGGATGATTAGAGataaacttttattaataaaagttttataaaagaataaaattttaaaaaaatcaattaatactatgtatgaatataaaatttgaataaaactatatatatatatatatggtacaaatgtgaataaaaattaaattcaaggctccattaaattttatcatggtTACTagcattatagtttttataaatatatttattttaaataatttttttctaatatatgtgaggaaaatattaaagatataaaaatgagtaaaaaaattgttatacgTTTTGTCTTAGGTGTCCATTTTAATATCAGTAGAGTCTGTCAAAATATCTAAATCCTTTTCTCTGGAAGGgtaagaaataatatatatatatatatatatatatatatatatatatatatatatatatatatatatcaagggtccactgcaaagaaaaataataacaaaggTTGAAtctaataatttgttgaatgttaatataattttaattatcttttaattttaattttatgtattatttttaaaatttaagaatatagacataaacataatttttatgaattgtttagtttaaagtagtcttcttttaatattagttgCAATGGTCAAAAGAAACATTGTAAtggatacaaataaaataaaactaaaaatttcttttaaaatagattcaataaaaaatattttaagctcgaatttagtatttttttttatccaaaatataGCATAGGATTCAAAAGGAGTGGACTCGAGCATGGTAGTTCAAGCCCAATACTCAAAAATAATAGCACGAGCCCAATTGAGTGCATACCCAGTGCTTGATGTGCACCACAATACCCCTATGGGCTCAGGGagtgcatgtttattttttttattttaaattaatatttttgtattattttgatatgataacagttacagaaagctaaatccaAGGCTATTGGGTTTAGTTCTGCAGTCAGACTTCATATACTTAAAATCatacttcatattttttaaaaatttcaaataaaaattattattaacccGGTGTTATTAATAtactaataattttaaagtctgctttttttttttcttttatcacatGCTAATTTTCATTCACGTGTAACTTTCTCACTCATGGCTTAAAATTGACTCGACTTGGAGGTCATAAAAAGAGGTGAGAGGTCATAATGGATGAGCCACATTTTAGGGCACAATTGTCGGACTTGTAATAGAAGAGTTGCGTCTCTTGACTCTCTACTCCAATGCCAGTTTTCTTTGGCTACCATCCCCTCCTAAGGCCTCTTGTCCCTGAGAGTTAGTGTGTTATCTAGAACGTCAAAAGGAGCGATGAAACCATCGACTCCATTCACGAAGATTTTCATTATTTCATAGGATCGACTCTAGAATTCACCAAGTCAAGGAAGGAAATTGAGGATGCGAATAACAGTCAAAATGGGACATGGAAGTGATCGTGTTATACTTGTCCACAAACAAGGGTATTTGTGTACTTAAAGAAGCGTTCTCCTCATTATAAACTCAGGCGTCCTAGGGCAACTTAGGCAGACAAAACacacccaaaacaaaatgcagaggTTAAGCTTATTCGTTGTATTCCTCCTATGCTTGGTAGCTACTGCCATAGCTCAAAATTGTGGCCGGCAGGCTGGAGGCCAAACCTGCGCTAACAATCTTTGTTGTAGCCAATGGGGTTTTTGTGGGACAAGCGACGATCATTGTAATCCTTCCAAGAATTGTCAAAGCAACTGTAGTCCTGGTACTGGTGCTGGTGAAAGTGCTTCAAATGTTAGAGCCACGTATCATTATTACAATCCTGACCAAAATGGATGGGACTTGAATGCTGTGAGTGCTTATTGTTCTACATGGGATGCCAATAAGCCTCTGGAATGGCGGAGGAAATATGGTTGGACTGCCTTTTGTGGACCGGTTGGACCCAGTGGACAGGCTTCTTGTGGCAGGTGCTTGAGGGTAAGATTTAATTACACATGAAATAGATTTTGATGTTCTCTGCTTTACTCTTACTCCTTATTTTTCACTAGTTATGCTCAATAACAATCTGGAAACTCATCACTGCTTTTAcagttttaaagtttaaaaaatttctcTAAAAAAGAAGATCAATTTGAGTCAAGTCCTTGAATATGGATATGCTCGCCATGGTCTAGGGTAGCTAGCTAATAACTTCTCATGTATGTGCATTAGATGTCAATGTAGAACAAATTACTTTACGTATTAGAATTCCCATGGACATCTACAgacaaattcaattaattacatatattttcACATATATTTATGTAGGTGACAAACACTGGGACTGGAGCACAAGCTACTGTGAGGATTGTTGACCAATGCAGCAATGGAGGTCTAGACTTGGACGCTGGAGTATTCCAGCAAATAGATACTGATGGAAGGGGCAATGCTCAAGGCCACCTTATTGTGAACTACCAATTTGTGGATTGTGGGGACTAGAGAATGGCCCTCTAGTTCTATGATGAAAATAAGAGAAATCCGCACCTAAATAATTTCAATCCCCAATAATGCAATACATATATGTTGAggtttgaataataataaaattattaatgattgCAAATCAGTGTTACTCCCAATAATGCAAATCggttcaaataataataaaatattattttttttaatttgggttaatttattaaatcaaattagatttaatgtatttattataaacctggttttaaaataaaatttaaaaaactttctgCGAGATGGGACAATAGCATTAACGTTTGGTTTGATTAATGTGCTAAATTTTGTAGGCATAAGTAATGGATTGGAAAAATGCAAATTATCAAGGTTGAGGTAGATGATCCTATTTAGGGGCTAAAATATTCTAATGAAAGCCCTAAACTAGAATATTGGAAATTAATTTAGCCCAAGGTAGCTGCAATTAATGAGCCTAATGGCTAGCCATAATGCAAATCTGAACCACACCATGTGCTGCGCTGCCCTGTGACTCAAGCATCCACCTCAGCCCTACTGTTTCAAGAAGATTTCACTTCCATGTATACAGCCAAAATTAAACCCGAAGCTTAAAGAGAAAAATTCCAAATCACGATAGAACTTGTCCTTTTCAAATGTAAGTTCTTAATCTATCCAGGGGAGAGGTACCCAGAGGGGGGCAAATGAAATTCTTCATTTCTTGGATGGGGCTTTGACCGATTTTATTCAAGAGGGTCCAAGGAAATTCTCTATTTACGTAATGGATGAGGCTTTGACTCACAGagagcatagttattaaacccgacccGGCTTGGCGGGTCAATCCGGGACCTGATTGACCCGATGGCTAGACCGGTTCAGGTTGGTTAAAAGACAAACAAGTGCAACAACCCAGAAAAACTTGGGCGACCTGACGGGTCGACCCATGACCCGGGCAACCCGAAAGAACCTGGACAAGACCCGATTCTTCTTCAAATGTGGTTTATGTCATTCGGCTTCTCTTcttatttcttcatcttctctaTAATGAGTTGTTGTTTGCAAATGCTCCAGTCGTCCATGGAAGCTGGCTCGACAGAGACAAGTTGGCTGAGAAGTTTGTTGCTATGCGCGAGGCCAGTCTTGgaaaataaacacataaatGAATGGTTTATGCTGTTTGATTTTTAGAACTTTAATGctactagaaaataaaaataatgcagAAAACAAGCAAATCGCCAGTGATAGTGATTCCTACTATTGTTAGTTAATTTTCTGTGGTGAGTTGTTGCTTCATCCTAAAGAGTTAGGTCTCTTGATTTGGCCAATAGATGGCTGGTGAAAAAGAGGAAAGGGCTCTTTAGTTTTGGCCAAAAAGACAGGGGGATGACTGAGAGAGGGATGAGGGAAGTTGTGGCTAGGTCTTTGTGGCAACTGCTTTAGCCAAGTGAAAAGGAAAGCTTTGCTGGTTCTGGGAGAGGAAATCCAAAGCAAGGGGGGGCGGcgacttgtttttatttctagtaGAGATAGGGAAAATTTAGGGCTGTCTGTGcccttcttttaaatttattttaattaaaaaataacatattatttttttaatgtgaaataaaaaaatttaaaatattttttaaaattttattatttataatatatatagcttatattcacatagattttttttaatttttttgtataaaatattaaaactttaatatttttttaaattttttcctaGTTGACCCATAAAATTCAGGACCCGACTTTTTAACAGGGTCAATTCTCAAACCGGATTTAATAATTAAGATAGAGAGAAAGGaggctattttattttatataaatataaatgccATGGCCATTCCCAACGAGAAGTTCCCGTCCCTAAGGCATCTAACTAGTTTCATGAAAAATGAGATATaccaattcaaaatttttacttaaaatgtAAAATGTTCTAATAAATGGgatgagaattaaaaaaaaatagagaaaactaGTCTTATTGTATAGTCTAAGAGTTAGTCTAgcatatttatgaaaaaataactttttaccTTTAAGTTATAATTCaaaagttatttataaaaataacttatgaTAAAAATGAGTAaagtttgaattatttaaaaaagaaaaactcaaaataaattttgtatcaATCTTGATTACACTTCTTCATTTATATTCATTATCCGAAGATGACTAATTTGTACATCTTGTCAATATTATTGATAAGATCTATCTTTGATAATATATACCCACACACATTTGATGTAAAAAGTGAGCCACCAGTTCAGGTACAAGATACTATCATTACCGCCTGGAAAATTAGACATCTAACTCGTAATCGCAACGACCCAATTGCAAGAGCAGAGCTCTACCAACTGAGCTATATCCCCCCGAGCCAAGTGAAGCATGAATAAAGGAGTCAGATGCTTcttctattcttttcttttcttggcgCAGCTGGGCCATCCTAGACTTGAACCAGAGACCTCACCCGTGAAGTAAATCATCGCACCTATAGTCCAACCAATTGGGAGAGAATCAATAGATTCCTTTTCGGGAGCGATTCATCCTTCCTGAACGCAGCATACAACTCTCCGGTGTACTACGTTATCCAAGTGTGCTTGTTCCCCCCTTCTTCCTTACCATGACAAGTCTTTTTGAAATAACTCcgatgagaagaaaaaagaaggcgTTAAGAGACCCTCCGGGCCCCACCTTAGACACTCTAAGATCCTTTTTCAAACCTGCTCCCATTTCGAGTCAAGAGATAGATAAATAAACACATCCTATTGCACTGATCGGGGGCGTTCGTAGTGACTAAGGGGGTTGAAGACCAAGAAGTTAGTTATTTATTAGCCAAGTATTCTTCTTACGGCTAGATCCAATCTCCTAGTCCCTACggaaaggaaaaagaatttCACGTTCTTCCTTTCGGGAAGGGAGGGTTAGGAAAATCCTATTAATTGCAGCTTTCTCCAGACCTCCGggaaaagcatgaaaaaaaaggCTCAAATGGTACGATCCCTCCATCGCCCCAGAATGAAAGGGGTGATCTCATAGTTCTTGGTCTGTGAAGATACGTTGTTAGGTGCTCCATTTTATTTTCCCATTGAGGTCGAGTTATGGATAGCAATAATATGGCCGATCATTGTGGGTATAATGGTAGATGCCCGAGACCACGttactattaaatttttttctgccTTTGtgttaagtttatttatttttcttaataaatgatttgctacaaaaggatttttttttttagtgaacgTGTCATAGTTAatttctcctatttttttttaacctgtgCTAACGAATAACCAACCTGCAATGAATAGGGAAGGTATAGTAATGCTATGAATGACCTTTCGTCTCTCAATGTCAATGTCGGCCCAGCATAGTGCTTTCACCATTGGTGTTCTTTCCAATCTCTACGCATTTCACCGCTCCACCGGAAATTCCCTCTGCCCCTACCGTACTCCAGATTGGCAGTTTCCACCGCCTGTCCAGGGTTTTTTTCTACCAATTAGGGCCCTCCCCTCACCACCCCCATGGGAATGGCCTACAGGGTTCATAACTACTCCCTTTACTATAGGACGTTTACCTAGCCAACATTTAGATCCGGCTCTACCCAAACTTTTTTGGTTCACCCCAGCATTCCCTACTTGTCCGTCTGTTGCTGAGCAGTTTTTGGATATTAAACGaacctacacacacacactaataattaacaaaatactaaaatagctaggcatttttcttttcattacaCGAATTCTCATATTGCCATTGTTCTTTGGTTTTTAGATAGGtagtttttttccaatttaatatTTACACACTGATTTTAGTTGAGATTtgcattgatattttattttgataatctcAATATAAGGTTCTCTTGGAGCTAGGAAAACATCCCACCAAAGATTGTcacttgatttttcaaaaaattgtttggatagttggatttttttttttaggattgaaACTACATGAACTAAATTTGGGTATTAGTAGAAAAATACAGCCATCTTTTTCCCTGGGGGAGAAGAGgaatgaaagagaaaataaaaaaagaatgggtCATTGAAGTGCCATTGGACCTCCATTGCCACCACAAAACATCGTCGTAAAAAGATGCTCGTACCGAGATGATGTTAATAGCACCaagaaaaattatcatcaaagctCAGAAAAAGTTGCATGTGACTCCTCAATGTAACGGCTTTCCTCATATGCTAACTAATGTGTCATATGtgccaaatatttatttttctttttgttcattttagtcattgattctttaacaactcttcaatttagtcctgaATTTCATCCCACCAGAGCTCAATTAAGGcccactagtttttttttgcatcgagtgccaaccatttttttttcactcgaaagattttttggtttattttttgtgtttttttaattgacttataGTTGTTTCatgttcaaaaatatatttatgagattttaattgtgcttttaggttaaagaataatttttttggttaaaaaaccaTAGGTCTATTTTCCAATCACTTCTCTAatgatcaaaatctaaaaacacaaatggCGTCATTTAGTACAACATACAACATGTCGTCtatattgtttttagaaaaagaaaggggTGGATGACACCCATGCTAGTTCTCTAACCACCTTTacccttttttatcatttaattaaaattaaaattaattataataaattaattaaaaatatgtttgagaTGTCTATCATAATgggcttaattaaaataaattagtaaaGAAACTATATTAAGTGTTATGTGATAAAATATCCTTCtgtttttaactattttttgttccaatcctaatattttttttaattttttaaatagtaatagTTGACAATCAGTTAGAACGGTCAACCGGCCCACATTGGCACAACCAATCAGTCAAATAGGTTACTATTGGATTTCACTTGTGTCCTTACCTGTTAAACAAACGATCGATTGATTTGATCAACTGAATTATACAGCAGCCAACTTCATTGTTCCTCATATCAATCGGTCGACCGAATCATTTGATAATCCAAAACGGTTAACCGATTTGGGCAATGCATCATATATATAGACTAGTCATATCTTTACATAAATGTATATCAACACAAAACCGATCCAATCATTTTGGATCAATACTCATCTTGAATGAGCTCTAACCTTATATCATcacttatttttcattgatttcatgTTAGCAACAAATGCAAATAACATATACTAATAAATGACAATAAAAGTTAAGCatttatatttacatgtttaaaaaataataatattacattCCAAAATACAAGTAATATACCTAGTCTGAGCAAAAGAAATAGAGTAAGTCTACTCCTTATATGAATATGATAATCCTGAAAAGCATAATATACAACCAATCAACTGAGAAATAACTAATGaacaattaaagaattaaagaatataaataaatctcTTATTATTTTGTGATCATTATTAACCCAGTAACTATATTAAACATCATAATATCATTAGTCACCCATGACTCGGGCCCACTAAACAATATCAATACTAATTCACCTAGTATCATTAACTTCTAGTCCATTGGATAGCTAATCAATCAAGTACATATTGATGTTAATGTATTTACATTGACATTATTAGCCCTCCCTATATTTCGGGAACAACTAATCAAAtctcatataaatattaatatcaattattatcattgatatcattagtctTTTATACTAGGAATGACTAATCAAATTCAGGTAAATAATGATACTAATGGTCATCAATGATATCACTAGTCTCCCACATCGggaacaattaattaaattcaagtaaATGACGATACAAATGATCatcattgatatcattagtttttcatattaagaacaaataatcaaatttgGATAAATATCGATATCATTGATTATTATTGATATCATTATTTTCTCATATCGAGAATGTCTAATCaaattcttatttcttatttcttttcattttttatccaCCAAATTATTTGCTTCTTAATGTcactttaaaaagatataaagaattaaattaacaattctACTAGTGTATTAATTTAACTAAGATAGGTGTTAAACACTTGCTTGCCGCATGTGATGTCTCAGCTCTTACTCTGAATTGTGGTCTCTTTGTATCCCCTTTCAACACAAAATaacttcattattattatatctatCTTTCATTCTTTCCTTGTAATGTAATATTCGTCAAGcataattacatttaaaaacacatttcaATTATGATTTCATACACCATTTACATTAGTTATCCTCCTTCATTTGATGTCTATTTGGTCGAACCTATGCATAAAAGGAGAGGCAAGATTTTTCTTCACCTTGTTTTAAATTGACACTTGACCTATTGTTTAATCactataataaaaatgtttCTAGCATTAAACTACcaatttaaacaattaaattctctaacctaattttttcataatacaaaacaaatgCTCAACTCATTAAAATCCatgttaaaacttaaaattaagcTTGGACTAGGCTTCCTCACCTCTTAAAACAAAACTTTGAAAGAAAATGGCAAGAAAAACAAGTTCCCCcctcacctttcctttttaAAACCATACTTTTCGAGTAACAATTACCctagaatttcttcaatttcctaTCTTAGATCTCCTTCAAACcttttttgatcctttttttttcaagtgtttagatgagatttttgaagaaaatttaaaaaaccatctccctttcttcttctctcaatGGCCAGCAAAAAGCCATGTGTGTATTTATACTAGTCAATATCCTGCAATTTATGACAATAcccctcctttttttatttgaatgttttttctttaaccgGTTATCTTATTTCGTCAatcttttaaaactaaattttgtttagaaattttagtccttaaaactcaatctctaaCTATTTATCATtgttatatttatcttttccaaATCAATCTAGTTTATTATCAAGTCAATTttacttaattaataaatttttttttaaagttgggagtttatattttcaaataagattatatctttttttattttttaatgctctTTTTATACAATCgtccataatgttttttttcttaaactttatgCTAgcatttttctatatttgtctatttttaatatcattaatttaaaaaataataattttttaaaaaaagttaataaacaCAACCAttctattgtttttcaaagtgtttgagagtgtggaagtggttgcttttaaaaatatttttcgtttgaaaatgcattaaaattaataatatatttttatttatttttaaaaaattatttttgataccaacatatcaaaacgatctgaaaatactaaaaaaattaatttgaagtaaataaaaaaatataaaaaaaaaatttaaattttttttaaaaacgtaaAATAAATAGGCTCTAAGAATAATGCATTCTTTCATCCCATgagtttttgatttttcaaacatcaaagttcaattgttttttcaattagtttttgtatatcaaatttaattatttttctaagcgaatcttaaaataaatgtaacacaataattaaagatttaaaTCCCTAGcttcaaaaatcacaaaatatagCTATGTGGGTTCTGTCCCACTGATCAGCCATATCCAGatctaaataatattaataaatactaATGTAAAAAAGAAGTTTCATAgttgtgtaaaaaaaatctttagattatgttagattaatattttagaatagaaaagaaaaatacaaaaaataaacataaacattattagttaaaaaattaaaaatataaaataaatttatctttataatattttatatactttaaaaataaaaaaatatataaataaaaaaaaacacattaactataaactaaaagaggaaGAGGGTTTTACTGTACCTCTCCTCGTAAAATCCTATTTATTGGAATAGtgatttgctttattttttttatttttttaattaatatttttttggtttaatttcattttttattattattttttttctatttagttatcacactttcatgacatggatcccaggtttaataggttaacttgatttgacaaattaacttAGTTGactcagaatttttttttcttttagttttattctttaatattgatttgattgaaaattaaacttcattatttattttgtttactttttattagattatcctgatctcatgacaTGATAATAATGCTTAACGGATTAGGCCGAGTTAACTCgtgttattttttgtcttttatttaattgatttttttttaattttatcatttaacattgaatcggttgggaattgagcttcataatctattttgatttgctttttatgagaataTCTTGGTCTTAAG
Coding sequences within it:
- the LOC133668904 gene encoding pathogenesis-related protein PR-4-like, whose product is MQRLSLFVVFLLCLVATAIAQNCGRQAGGQTCANNLCCSQWGFCGTSDDHCNPSKNCQSNCSPGTGAGESASNVRATYHYYNPDQNGWDLNAVSAYCSTWDANKPLEWRRKYGWTAFCGPVGPSGQASCGRCLRVTNTGTGAQATVRIVDQCSNGGLDLDAGVFQQIDTDGRGNAQGHLIVNYQFVDCGD